In Sulfurimonas hongkongensis, a single genomic region encodes these proteins:
- a CDS encoding class II 3-deoxy-7-phosphoheptulonate synthase — MSTWNPKSWREKPILQQPTYPDKDELERVLRELENYPPLVFAGEAKRLKSQLAGVVEGKAFLLQGGDCAESFSEFHADGIRDTFKALMQMAVVMTYAGGVPVVKVGRLGGQFAKPRSSDTETLDGVTLDSYRGDIINAMEFTAEARTPDPKRMIRAYNQAAATQNLLRAFATGGMADLHQVHKWNLAFTNKTEVSQKYEQLAQEIENSLKFMQACGINSKTFRSLGETDFYTSHEALLLPFEEAFTRKDSISGDWYDTSAHMLWIGDRTRQIDGAHVEYLSGVKNPIGVKAGPSMEPEDLIRLCQKLNPENEAGRLNIIVRMGANKVGEGMPKLIRAVEKEGMKVLWSCDPMHGNTIKSSTNFKTRPVDAVLTEMKQFFQVHRAEGTIAGGVHLEMTGKNVTECIGGSFMVTEEDLSSRYHTHCDPRLNANQSLELAFLIADTLKESKQ; from the coding sequence ATGAGTACTTGGAATCCAAAAAGTTGGAGAGAAAAACCAATATTGCAACAACCAACTTATCCAGATAAAGATGAGCTAGAGAGAGTTTTAAGAGAGTTAGAAAACTATCCTCCTCTAGTTTTTGCAGGAGAAGCAAAAAGATTAAAAAGTCAGCTAGCAGGTGTAGTTGAAGGAAAAGCTTTTTTGCTTCAAGGTGGAGACTGTGCTGAGAGTTTTAGCGAGTTTCATGCTGATGGTATCAGAGATACATTTAAAGCACTAATGCAGATGGCAGTAGTGATGACTTATGCTGGTGGAGTTCCTGTTGTAAAAGTTGGTCGTCTAGGTGGTCAGTTTGCTAAACCTCGCTCAAGTGATACTGAAACACTAGATGGCGTTACACTTGATTCTTACCGTGGAGATATTATAAACGCTATGGAATTTACTGCCGAGGCTCGTACTCCAGACCCAAAGAGAATGATAAGAGCTTATAACCAAGCAGCAGCTACGCAAAATCTTCTTCGTGCTTTTGCAACTGGTGGCATGGCAGACTTGCATCAAGTTCACAAGTGGAACTTAGCCTTTACTAACAAAACTGAGGTTTCACAAAAGTATGAACAATTAGCTCAAGAGATAGAAAATTCACTAAAGTTTATGCAAGCTTGCGGGATAAACTCTAAAACATTTAGAAGTCTAGGTGAGACAGATTTTTACACTTCACACGAGGCACTTTTGCTCCCTTTTGAAGAGGCTTTTACTAGAAAAGACTCAATAAGCGGAGACTGGTACGATACCTCTGCACATATGCTCTGGATAGGAGATAGAACTCGCCAGATAGATGGTGCTCATGTTGAGTATCTAAGTGGTGTTAAAAACCCAATAGGTGTTAAAGCTGGACCTAGCATGGAGCCAGAAGATCTTATTAGGCTATGTCAAAAGTTAAATCCCGAAAATGAAGCAGGAAGATTAAATATCATAGTTAGAATGGGTGCAAACAAAGTAGGCGAGGGTATGCCAAAACTGATTCGCGCAGTTGAAAAAGAGGGGATGAAAGTGCTTTGGAGCTGTGATCCAATGCATGGTAACACTATAAAATCATCTACAAACTTTAAAACTCGCCCAGTAGATGCAGTACTTACTGAGATGAAACAATTTTTTCAAGTGCATCGTGCTGAGGGAACAATAGCGGGTGGAGTTCACTTAGAGATGACTGGTAAAAATGTAACAGAGTGTATTGGTGGCTCATTTATGGTAACAGAAGAAGACTTAAGCTCTCGCTACCACACTCACTGTGACCCAAGACTAAATGCAAATCAATCTTTAGAACTTGCATTTTTAATAGCAGATACGCTAAAAGAGTCTAAGCAATAG
- a CDS encoding GGDEF domain-containing protein gives MQKDELISLANEMCKELSTIIDQQESASKEQIANYLKESAQIIMDIDDKDITSKGFVESLFQNAYKEIADKSLSSYANTNQKIEKLTKLHEKTLVECNSQHIDLPSLTTKFNEIQLHMSDEVKKANEIITQLTTQVKNLEEKSNLDSLTKVFNRRALSSHLKMLCSNSDLPYEFHLLLLDIDDFKSINDKHGHLAGDKVLIFIANILKKTLRDGDKVFRYGGEEFVIILNRIDEQHCLKITKRLLDIVRSNKLIYKGEGLRVTMSVGTTKYSAGDTPDSIIARADKALYKAKSSGKNQMVSEQK, from the coding sequence ATGCAAAAAGATGAACTAATATCTCTGGCAAATGAAATGTGCAAAGAACTCTCCACTATTATTGACCAACAAGAGAGTGCATCAAAAGAGCAAATAGCAAACTACTTAAAAGAATCTGCTCAGATCATCATGGATATAGACGATAAAGATATAACTAGTAAAGGTTTTGTAGAGTCACTTTTTCAAAATGCCTATAAAGAGATAGCAGACAAAAGTCTGTCTTCTTACGCAAACACAAATCAAAAAATAGAGAAGCTTACAAAACTTCATGAAAAAACTCTTGTAGAGTGTAATTCACAACATATAGACTTACCATCTCTTACAACAAAGTTCAATGAGATTCAACTTCATATGAGCGATGAAGTAAAAAAAGCAAATGAAATCATTACTCAACTAACAACACAGGTTAAAAATCTAGAAGAAAAATCAAATCTTGACTCACTTACAAAAGTTTTTAACAGACGAGCACTATCTTCGCATCTTAAAATGCTCTGCTCAAACAGTGACCTTCCTTATGAGTTTCATCTGCTTCTTTTAGATATTGATGACTTTAAAAGCATTAACGATAAGCACGGTCACTTAGCTGGAGACAAAGTTTTAATCTTTATAGCAAATATTTTGAAAAAAACACTAAGAGATGGCGATAAAGTCTTTAGATATGGTGGCGAAGAGTTTGTGATCATTCTAAATCGTATAGATGAACAACACTGCCTAAAAATAACGAAAAGACTTCTTGATATTGTTAGATCAAACAAACTGATATACAAGGGCGAAGGACTAAGAGTTACAATGAGTGTAGGTACTACTAAATATAGTGCAGGTGACACTCCAGACTCCATCATAGCAAGAGCTGACAAAGCTCTGTATAAAGCTAAAAGTAGTGGTAAAAATCAAATGGTTTCGGAACAAAAATAG
- a CDS encoding CvpA family protein: protein MEFNYFDLVASVIILLLGLKGIINGFFKEVFGLIGIIGGIFVASRVGDSVGGALSDAIFKLDNNAAISFLGFLVTLGVFWVFMIMIGYIFKKLSLLSGLGIFDRILGFIFGASKFFLIAAVIAHAAYSIKAVKSTIEEPMQNSFLFPVLVETGAFIMKLDPVEISDDINQSINKVTKQVTDKVNSEVDKNIKNSTDEIVEKTKKKLQDKLETKDENVKSNN, encoded by the coding sequence ATGGAATTTAACTATTTTGACTTAGTAGCATCGGTTATCATACTTTTGCTTGGCTTAAAAGGGATAATAAACGGATTTTTCAAAGAAGTTTTTGGTCTTATCGGAATTATCGGTGGTATCTTTGTAGCATCTCGCGTTGGAGATAGCGTAGGTGGAGCACTAAGTGATGCGATCTTTAAACTTGATAACAACGCGGCTATAAGCTTTTTAGGTTTTTTAGTAACACTAGGGGTCTTTTGGGTTTTTATGATTATGATAGGTTATATCTTTAAAAAACTAAGTCTTTTAAGTGGTCTTGGTATTTTTGATAGAATCTTAGGCTTTATTTTTGGTGCAAGTAAATTTTTTCTAATAGCCGCCGTAATTGCTCACGCTGCTTACAGCATAAAAGCTGTAAAATCTACCATAGAAGAGCCTATGCAAAATAGCTTTTTATTTCCTGTACTAGTTGAGACTGGCGCTTTTATTATGAAACTAGACCCAGTTGAGATAAGTGATGATATAAACCAAAGCATAAACAAAGTAACTAAACAAGTAACAGATAAGGTAAATTCGGAGGTAGATAAAAATATAAAAAACTCTACTGATGAAATAGTTGAGAAAACTAAAAAAAAGCTACAAGACAAGCTTGAAACAAAGGATGAAAATGTCAAAAGTAACAACTGA
- a CDS encoding Fur family transcriptional regulator → MSKVTTDFDDRTIEYEQLLSDFKALLKKNSLKFTIQREVILETLYNSDEHLTPESLHHLIQEKFPDLNTGIATVYRTLSLLEDSKMVTSLSFGAQGKKYELGAKNHHDHFICTHCGSIMEFVDEEIEKRQHIIADELGFKMQDHSMQIYGICANCQAKKV, encoded by the coding sequence ATGTCAAAAGTAACAACTGACTTCGATGATAGAACCATCGAATATGAACAGCTTTTAAGTGACTTTAAAGCACTACTGAAAAAGAATTCTTTAAAGTTTACTATCCAAAGAGAAGTTATTTTAGAGACTCTTTATAACTCAGATGAGCATCTAACTCCAGAATCATTGCATCATCTCATACAAGAGAAATTTCCAGACTTAAATACAGGAATAGCTACAGTATACAGAACGCTATCTCTACTTGAAGATTCAAAGATGGTAACTTCACTATCTTTTGGTGCTCAAGGCAAAAAGTACGAACTAGGTGCGAAAAACCACCATGATCACTTTATCTGCACTCATTGCGGAAGTATTATGGAATTTGTAGATGAAGAGATAGAAAAAAGACAACACATCATAGCGGACGAGTTGGGATTTAAGATGCAAGACCACTCTATGCAAATCTATGGTATCTGTGCAAACTGCCAAGCTAAGAAGGTGTGA
- the lysS gene encoding lysine--tRNA ligase, whose amino-acid sequence MAFENKLIQQRIEKAQILKDAGFNPYANDNARSTTIKKYLYVNSDIEEKENKRDEKRHYCISGRIKFFRIMGKASFIKIEDESGILQAYVARDNLPDGFYNDFFKKHFEVGDIVEVGGFPFITGQGELSLHATEIKMLTKSISPLPEKFHGVTDKEIRYRKRYLDLIMSSDARKTFTIRSKVISLTRHFFENKGFLEVETPMMHPIPGGANAKPFVTHHNALGIDRYLRIAPELYLKRLIVGGFEAVFEINRNFRNEGMDATHNPEFTSIEFYWAYKNYKDLIEITKEYFKYLFEHLSLPSILPYGELEINFDKFSEVPLLESLVTIGEVPPDIIKDKENIITYLNERNFSANAEMTLGQLQGELFDAFVEKKLINPTFITEYPVEISPLARRCDKNLDVTERFELFIAGREISNAFSELNDPVDQYERFQAQVQNKDAGDDEAHEMDEDFIEALSYGMAPCAGQGIGMDRLVMLLTNEHSIRDVLLFPAMKPINNEENISEEK is encoded by the coding sequence TTGGCTTTTGAGAACAAACTAATACAACAAAGAATAGAAAAAGCGCAAATATTAAAAGATGCTGGATTTAATCCATACGCTAATGATAATGCTAGAAGTACAACTATAAAAAAATATTTATATGTTAACTCAGATATAGAAGAAAAAGAGAATAAAAGAGATGAAAAACGCCACTACTGCATAAGCGGAAGAATAAAATTTTTTAGGATTATGGGAAAAGCAAGTTTTATAAAAATTGAAGACGAAAGCGGAATACTTCAAGCTTATGTAGCTAGGGATAATCTTCCTGATGGTTTTTACAATGACTTTTTCAAAAAACATTTTGAAGTTGGAGATATAGTTGAAGTTGGAGGCTTTCCTTTTATAACAGGGCAAGGGGAACTATCACTTCACGCTACTGAGATAAAAATGCTAACTAAATCTATCTCGCCACTGCCCGAAAAATTTCATGGTGTAACTGATAAAGAGATTAGATATAGAAAAAGATATCTTGACCTTATAATGAGTAGTGATGCTAGAAAAACATTTACTATTCGCTCTAAAGTTATCTCTTTAACTCGTCACTTTTTTGAAAACAAAGGCTTTTTAGAAGTAGAAACGCCTATGATGCACCCTATCCCTGGTGGTGCAAATGCTAAACCTTTTGTTACACATCATAATGCTCTTGGCATCGATAGATATCTAAGAATAGCTCCAGAACTCTACTTAAAAAGACTTATAGTCGGTGGTTTTGAAGCTGTATTTGAGATAAATAGGAACTTTAGAAATGAAGGTATGGATGCTACTCACAATCCTGAGTTTACTTCTATAGAGTTCTACTGGGCTTATAAAAACTATAAAGACCTTATAGAGATTACAAAAGAGTATTTTAAATATCTTTTTGAGCATTTAAGTCTTCCTAGTATTCTTCCATATGGCGAATTAGAAATAAACTTTGACAAGTTTAGTGAGGTTCCTCTCTTAGAGTCCCTTGTAACTATTGGTGAGGTTCCTCCAGATATTATTAAAGATAAAGAAAATATAATAACATATTTAAACGAAAGAAACTTTTCTGCAAATGCTGAGATGACTCTAGGTCAACTTCAAGGTGAACTCTTTGATGCCTTTGTTGAGAAAAAACTTATCAATCCCACTTTCATAACAGAGTATCCAGTTGAGATTTCTCCACTTGCAAGAAGATGTGATAAAAATCTAGATGTTACAGAGAGATTTGAACTTTTTATTGCTGGTCGTGAAATTTCAAATGCTTTTAGTGAGTTAAATGACCCTGTGGACCAGTATGAGAGATTTCAAGCTCAAGTACAAAACAAAGATGCTGGAGATGATGAAGCTCATGAAATGGATGAGGATTTCATTGAAGCACTAAGCTATGGAATGGCACCGTGCGCTGGGCAAGGTATAGGAATGGATAGACTTGTGATGCTACTTACAAATGAGCACTCCATTAGAGATGTACTTCTTTTTCCAGCTATGAAACCGATAAATAACGAAGAAAATATTTCAGAAGAAAAGTAG
- a CDS encoding sensor histidine kinase: MTILHKKFIKSLSAISLQRKLFMFIVFALSLIIVTGGIFIYKLVNDTFMQSEKTHIEIIAESLSPRVSVWYFINSHADRSEMDEFLKQMLIVYKLEYIAFKDKNGRLVSESKTSKYIAEDSYNIEYKKEIYTPEDDSSKNFMGTLEIVNSNYMLKELSNKYTIAGVLFAIILTLYFYLEMRLLKGLLMPLSRIATEIKDYMPGDNLVFKQFTLNKDDVIFEIVNGFKQMQQNIDDAMREKAIEEENNKAKDAFLLKQSRFIEMGTMISNIAHQWKQPLNVVQLCISDLTIKSMLGEVDFKYQKKIFEEIDNQVAFMSKTIDVFRNFLNEDYDKKNMKKFYIKKAVEESLQLLDSMFDNKKISIEVNLDKESVAYGSISEIEQAILVILHNAVDAIVGSGKKNGKITIECMIEDKNNIIKIQDNGGGFDDGIVDKIFDAYFTTKHPSQGTGLGLFITKTIVEIRFNGTIEVYNSKEGALFVIKIPLAKEEEKNI, from the coding sequence ATGACTATTTTACATAAAAAATTTATAAAATCACTTAGTGCTATCTCTTTGCAACGAAAGTTATTTATGTTTATTGTTTTTGCTCTATCGTTGATAATAGTTACTGGTGGTATATTCATATATAAGCTTGTTAACGATACTTTTATGCAATCTGAGAAGACACATATTGAAATAATTGCTGAATCATTATCCCCGAGGGTAAGTGTATGGTATTTTATAAACAGTCATGCAGATAGATCTGAGATGGATGAGTTCTTAAAACAGATGCTTATTGTTTACAAGCTTGAATATATCGCCTTTAAAGATAAGAATGGAAGGCTTGTATCTGAGAGTAAAACATCAAAATATATTGCAGAAGATTCATATAATATAGAGTATAAAAAAGAGATCTACACTCCAGAGGATGATTCTTCTAAAAACTTTATGGGAACTCTTGAAATTGTCAATAGTAACTATATGTTAAAAGAACTTTCAAATAAATATACTATTGCTGGGGTTCTTTTTGCCATCATATTGACCCTGTATTTCTATTTGGAGATGCGATTGTTAAAGGGTTTGCTAATGCCGTTGAGTAGAATTGCTACAGAGATCAAAGACTATATGCCCGGAGATAACCTTGTTTTTAAACAATTTACCCTAAATAAAGATGATGTTATATTTGAGATTGTCAATGGATTTAAACAAATGCAGCAGAATATTGATGATGCTATGAGAGAGAAGGCTATCGAAGAAGAAAACAATAAAGCTAAAGATGCCTTTTTGCTTAAACAATCACGATTTATTGAAATGGGAACGATGATTAGCAATATTGCCCATCAGTGGAAACAGCCCCTTAATGTTGTACAACTTTGCATTAGTGATTTAACTATCAAAAGCATGTTGGGAGAAGTTGATTTTAAATATCAGAAAAAAATTTTTGAAGAAATTGACAATCAGGTAGCGTTTATGTCAAAAACGATTGATGTTTTTAGAAATTTTCTTAATGAAGATTATGATAAAAAAAATATGAAGAAGTTTTACATTAAAAAGGCTGTTGAAGAGAGTTTGCAGTTGCTAGATAGTATGTTTGACAACAAAAAAATATCAATTGAGGTAAATTTGGATAAAGAGTCTGTTGCTTATGGGTCTATCAGTGAAATAGAGCAAGCTATTTTGGTTATATTGCATAATGCCGTAGATGCTATAGTAGGTAGTGGTAAAAAAAATGGAAAAATAACTATAGAGTGTATGATTGAAGATAAAAACAATATCATTAAAATCCAGGATAATGGTGGAGGATTTGATGATGGCATTGTTGATAAAATATTTGATGCTTATTTTACAACTAAGCATCCATCACAAGGTACTGGACTTGGACTTTTTATAACAAAAACAATAGTCGAGATAAGATTTAACGGCACTATAGAAGTATATAACTCTAAAGAGGGTGCACTCTTTGTGATTAAAATTCCTTTGGCCAAGGAAGAAGAAAAAAATATTTAA
- a CDS encoding serine hydroxymethyltransferase: protein MSFLKEYDNEIFELCEKELERQTNHLEMIASENFTLPAVMEAMGSVFTNKYAEGYPNKRYYGGCEYADGVEQLAIERACELFGCKYANVQPHSGSQANAAVYAGLLKAGDKLLGMDLSHGGHLTHGSKPSFSGQNYSSFTYGVELDGRMDYDKIMEIAKAVKPKIIVCGASAYAREIDFKKFREIADEVGAIMFADIAHVAGLVAAGEHPSPFPHAHVVTTTTHKTLAGPRGGMIMTNDEDIAKKMNSAIFPGLQGGPLVHVIAAKAVGFKYNLSPEWKEYAKQVKTNARILGEVMMSRGYDVVSGGTDNHLILVSFVGREISGKDADAALENAGITINKNTVPGETRSPFVTSGIRIGSAALTSRGMKDKEFTFIANKIADVLDDINNTKLQETIKEELKALAQNFIIYNQSTY from the coding sequence ATGAGTTTTTTAAAAGAGTACGATAACGAAATATTTGAGTTATGTGAAAAAGAGTTAGAGCGACAAACTAACCACTTAGAGATGATTGCATCTGAAAACTTTACACTTCCAGCTGTGATGGAAGCTATGGGATCAGTGTTTACAAACAAGTATGCAGAAGGATATCCAAACAAGAGATATTATGGCGGCTGTGAGTATGCTGATGGTGTTGAGCAGTTAGCCATAGAGAGAGCCTGTGAGCTTTTTGGATGTAAGTATGCAAATGTTCAACCTCACTCAGGAAGCCAAGCAAATGCAGCTGTTTATGCAGGTCTACTAAAGGCTGGAGATAAGCTTTTAGGAATGGATTTAAGTCATGGTGGCCACTTAACTCATGGTTCTAAGCCAAGTTTTTCTGGACAAAATTATTCAAGTTTTACTTATGGTGTTGAGCTTGATGGTCGTATGGATTATGATAAAATCATGGAGATTGCAAAAGCTGTAAAACCAAAGATCATAGTTTGTGGTGCTTCTGCTTATGCTAGAGAGATTGACTTTAAAAAATTTCGTGAGATTGCTGACGAAGTTGGCGCTATTATGTTTGCAGATATCGCTCATGTAGCTGGTTTAGTTGCAGCTGGAGAACACCCTAGTCCATTTCCTCACGCTCATGTTGTAACAACTACTACACACAAAACTCTAGCAGGTCCTCGTGGTGGTATGATTATGACAAATGATGAAGATATAGCAAAAAAGATGAACTCAGCTATTTTTCCAGGACTTCAAGGTGGACCACTTGTACATGTTATTGCCGCAAAAGCTGTTGGTTTTAAGTATAACTTAAGCCCAGAGTGGAAAGAGTACGCAAAGCAAGTAAAAACAAATGCTAGAATCTTAGGTGAAGTTATGATGAGTAGAGGTTATGATGTAGTTAGCGGTGGGACTGACAATCATCTTATCTTAGTATCTTTTGTTGGTCGTGAGATTAGTGGTAAAGATGCAGATGCAGCACTAGAGAATGCTGGTATTACTATAAACAAAAATACAGTTCCTGGCGAGACAAGAAGCCCATTTGTAACTTCTGGTATCCGTATAGGTTCAGCAGCGCTTACAAGCAGAGGCATGAAAGATAAAGAGTTCACATTTATTGCAAATAAGATAGCAGATGTTTTAGATGATATCAATAACACTAAACTTCAAGAGACTATAAAAGAGGAGCTAAAAGCATTAGCTCAAAATTTTATAATCTACAATCAATCAACATACTAA
- a CDS encoding DUF1882 domain-containing protein has product MTAMDLKLIKMVSDHYWIKSDSVVNKLSYRGRTFYNKFERVDAPLTQSVINQHIKGEITVAHSLVNSHNKVENIVIDYNGRDPERFYHRAQLLLREEGYINFTAYQTKTEGHLHVYIHKGHTTLQEAIQLGKMISMKLAAKQPKQWRMFPNADVPEEYNILTLPYEVYAKERGASWSKHM; this is encoded by the coding sequence TTGACTGCAATGGATTTAAAACTTATTAAAATGGTTAGTGATCACTACTGGATTAAAAGTGATAGTGTTGTAAATAAATTATCATATAGAGGTAGAACATTTTATAATAAGTTTGAGAGAGTAGATGCTCCCTTGACGCAGTCTGTAATCAACCAACATATAAAAGGTGAGATAACTGTTGCTCACTCCTTAGTAAACTCTCATAATAAAGTTGAGAACATAGTTATTGACTACAATGGAAGAGATCCTGAGAGGTTTTACCATAGAGCTCAACTTCTTCTTCGTGAAGAGGGTTACATAAACTTTACAGCCTATCAAACAAAAACCGAGGGACATCTTCATGTCTATATACATAAAGGTCACACAACTCTTCAAGAAGCTATTCAACTAGGAAAAATGATCTCTATGAAGTTAGCAGCCAAACAACCAAAACAGTGGAGGATGTTCCCAAATGCAGATGTGCCAGAGGAGTACAACATACTAACGCTTCCTTACGAGGTCTATGCCAAAGAGCGAGGAGCTTCTTGGTCAAAACATATGTAG
- a CDS encoding SPOR domain-containing protein, giving the protein MNEKNELNDIILNKGNSASSNKKIVLAVATLGVILIIVVMLMSTLTPDAKDNLPQPIPLPQEEVTTVEKPQEEPLFEEVEVIQENSNDNDNLDQIAQRLKQQSQDTKEEAKPSVKPKKEKAKVATKAEPKVQKKAEAQAPKPSIDNAYYVQVGSFSKYAPNKKFLDSILAQGYRYKFHKVAKGSSVLNKVLVGPFYTEKEARSALRTIRSNIEAGAFLIKL; this is encoded by the coding sequence ATGAATGAAAAAAATGAACTAAATGATATTATATTAAACAAAGGCAACTCTGCTAGCTCTAACAAAAAGATTGTTTTAGCTGTAGCTACTTTAGGCGTTATTCTTATAATAGTAGTGATGCTTATGAGTACTCTCACTCCTGATGCAAAGGACAATCTACCACAACCAATACCACTTCCACAAGAAGAAGTAACTACCGTTGAGAAACCTCAAGAAGAGCCACTTTTTGAAGAGGTAGAAGTTATTCAAGAAAACTCAAATGACAATGACAATCTCGACCAGATTGCTCAAAGATTAAAGCAACAATCTCAAGATACCAAAGAAGAAGCAAAGCCATCAGTAAAACCTAAAAAAGAAAAGGCTAAAGTAGCTACTAAAGCTGAACCTAAAGTGCAAAAAAAGGCAGAGGCACAGGCTCCAAAGCCTAGTATTGACAATGCTTACTATGTTCAAGTTGGCTCTTTTTCAAAATATGCACCAAACAAGAAATTTTTAGACTCCATCTTAGCACAAGGTTATAGATACAAGTTTCACAAAGTAGCAAAAGGTTCTAGCGTTTTAAACAAAGTATTAGTAGGACCTTTCTATACTGAAAAAGAGGCCAGAAGTGCTCTTAGAACCATCAGAAGCAACATAGAAGCTGGTGCATTTTTGATTAAACTATAA
- a CDS encoding anthranilate synthase component I family protein yields the protein MIYSKQFVLDQLAPIAVYAKLKSIFRGEISYLFESAGQSDGNYSFICIGARERLQYTNDETIYTDASGKVSKLTQNPFGFLKEYYKKIDTKKYREATSKLKIGYVDGFIGYVGYDMVKVFEPKLKKYMNELKDELNTPDLDLILPKLVLVYSHKNHQITLISMQEELSKEFDSIETKLKSSYEYVNMKKNEGTDKGSFAHSKEKFFKMIEDSKEMIKSGDVFQILMTNRFTRNIKVDPFSFYRILRTKNPSPYMFLLEYDDFNIVGSSPEVMVRLSDGQLLLRPIAGTRKRGSTKQRDKELELELLADPKELAEHLMLIDLGRNDVSRVSKTGSVKVEDMMHIERFSHVMHIVSDVTATLADGKDMFDLFMATFTAGTMTGAPKIRAMELIAQYEGIKRGFYSGSVGYFGFDGNMDSAITIRTALVKEDKVVLQAGAGVVADSQNELEYLEVKNKLGALVASLEDLD from the coding sequence ATGATTTACTCTAAACAATTTGTACTAGACCAGTTAGCACCTATTGCAGTTTATGCCAAATTAAAGAGTATCTTTAGAGGCGAGATATCTTACCTTTTTGAGAGCGCTGGACAGAGTGATGGCAACTACAGTTTTATCTGTATTGGAGCTAGAGAGAGGCTTCAATATACAAACGATGAAACAATTTATACTGATGCATCTGGCAAAGTAAGCAAACTAACGCAAAACCCATTTGGGTTTTTAAAAGAGTACTATAAGAAGATAGATACCAAAAAATATAGAGAAGCTACAAGTAAGTTAAAAATAGGCTATGTTGATGGCTTTATCGGCTATGTCGGTTATGACATGGTTAAAGTTTTTGAACCAAAGCTAAAAAAATATATGAACGAACTCAAAGATGAGCTTAACACCCCAGACCTTGATCTAATTCTTCCAAAACTCGTACTAGTATATTCACACAAAAATCATCAAATCACTCTCATTAGCATGCAAGAAGAGTTAAGCAAAGAGTTTGACTCCATAGAAACAAAACTTAAAAGTTCTTATGAATATGTAAATATGAAAAAAAACGAAGGAACTGACAAAGGAAGTTTCGCGCACTCCAAAGAGAAATTTTTTAAGATGATAGAAGACTCCAAAGAGATGATAAAAAGCGGAGATGTTTTTCAAATCCTTATGACAAACCGCTTTACAAGAAATATAAAAGTAGACCCTTTTAGTTTCTACAGAATCCTAAGAACTAAAAATCCATCACCATATATGTTTTTACTAGAATACGATGACTTTAACATAGTTGGAAGCTCACCTGAGGTAATGGTTAGACTAAGTGATGGACAACTTCTTCTAAGACCAATTGCAGGAACAAGAAAAAGAGGTAGCACAAAACAAAGAGACAAAGAGCTTGAGCTTGAACTCTTAGCTGATCCAAAAGAGTTAGCAGAGCATCTAATGCTTATAGATTTAGGTAGAAACGATGTGAGTCGTGTATCAAAAACTGGAAGTGTAAAAGTTGAAGATATGATGCACATAGAGAGGTTTTCTCATGTTATGCACATAGTCTCAGACGTAACTGCAACACTAGCTGATGGCAAAGATATGTTTGACCTTTTTATGGCTACATTTACCGCTGGAACTATGACAGGCGCGCCAAAAATACGGGCTATGGAACTTATTGCACAATATGAGGGTATAAAAAGAGGTTTTTATAGTGGAAGTGTAGGTTATTTTGGTTTTGATGGAAATATGGATAGTGCCATAACCATAAGAACTGCTCTTGTAAAAGAGGATAAAGTTGTACTTCAAGCTGGTGCTGGAGTTGTAGCTGATAGCCAAAATGAATTAGAATATCTAGAAGTTAAAAACAAACTTGGCGCCCTAGTCGCTTCACTCGAAGATCTAGACTAA